One region of Candidatus Neomarinimicrobiota bacterium genomic DNA includes:
- the raiA gene encoding ribosome-associated translation inhibitor RaiA, producing the protein MNIEFTARHFNAPDELREHAEMQVERFKKHFERINNCYIVLTHENSIFTTEINLHIPQHDLFAKSSSNNGFQSIDDCIEKIDIQIAKIVDRWKKHR; encoded by the coding sequence GCCATTTTAATGCTCCTGACGAATTAAGGGAACATGCCGAAATGCAAGTGGAGCGGTTCAAAAAGCATTTTGAACGCATTAACAATTGCTATATCGTTCTCACTCATGAAAACAGCATATTTACCACTGAAATAAATCTTCATATACCTCAACATGATTTATTTGCGAAATCATCATCTAATAATGGTTTTCAATCCATTGATGATTGTATCGAAAAAATAGATATTCAGATTGCAAAAATTGTTGATCGGTGGAAAAAACATCGGTAA